In Leptospira congkakensis, one DNA window encodes the following:
- a CDS encoding homoserine dehydrogenase — protein MKEVRIGLLGAGVVGTSLLQLLDKNREKIQRHYGINLQLTTIATRSPGKLQGKTNVPVTDDVLSVTNRSDIDMIVELIGGTDVAYKAVRSALENGKTVITANKALLSEKGRELYPISAKTGAELGYEAAVAGSIPIIRTLRDGLSSCEFEVICGILNGTTNFILTKMEQEAWDYSTALKKAQDLGFAEADPTFDVEGIDAGHKIGLLASLAFREYVSFASLSVKGISDLQSLDIQSALSLGYRIKLLGISKRSSAGVLTKVHPTLVPLDHPLANVMNESNAVFYKTKEADSGMITGKGAGGMPTASAVLSDIIYYATRLGSKDIAKENNLFPEAKAFPEPDNLVRYYLRFSTVDKPGVLAEISQVLGRHNISIASVQQKESTSEPVSVIVVTHGATEGEFQKSLQEIDTMSTIIKQKTVAIRLLEKL, from the coding sequence ATGAAAGAAGTTCGTATTGGTCTATTGGGTGCCGGAGTTGTCGGCACTAGCTTACTCCAACTCTTGGATAAAAACCGAGAAAAAATCCAACGTCATTATGGAATCAACTTACAACTAACGACCATTGCCACTCGTAGCCCGGGAAAACTCCAAGGTAAAACGAACGTTCCAGTAACAGACGATGTATTATCTGTAACAAATCGTTCGGATATCGATATGATTGTTGAATTGATAGGCGGAACTGATGTCGCATACAAAGCGGTTCGTTCCGCCTTGGAAAATGGAAAAACCGTCATCACAGCCAACAAGGCATTGTTATCCGAAAAAGGTCGGGAATTGTATCCAATCTCCGCAAAAACAGGAGCTGAACTTGGTTATGAGGCAGCAGTAGCCGGTTCCATCCCCATCATTCGTACATTACGAGATGGACTCTCTTCTTGCGAATTTGAAGTCATTTGCGGAATCCTAAATGGAACCACAAATTTCATCCTAACCAAAATGGAACAAGAAGCCTGGGACTATTCCACGGCTTTAAAAAAAGCACAAGACCTAGGATTTGCAGAAGCAGACCCTACCTTCGATGTGGAAGGGATTGATGCTGGCCACAAGATTGGTTTGCTTGCGAGTCTTGCCTTCCGTGAGTACGTTTCGTTCGCTTCCCTTTCTGTAAAAGGAATTTCTGACCTACAATCTTTGGACATCCAATCTGCTCTTTCTCTTGGATACAGAATCAAACTTTTAGGAATCTCTAAACGAAGTTCTGCGGGAGTTCTCACCAAAGTCCACCCGACTCTCGTTCCTCTCGACCATCCATTGGCAAATGTGATGAATGAATCCAATGCTGTTTTTTATAAAACCAAAGAAGCCGATTCAGGAATGATCACAGGAAAGGGTGCTGGGGGAATGCCAACGGCAAGTGCTGTTCTCTCCGACATCATTTATTATGCAACACGACTGGGCAGTAAAGACATCGCTAAGGAGAATAACCTTTTCCCGGAAGCAAAAGCCTTTCCAGAGCCGGACAATTTGGTTCGTTATTACCTACGTTTTTCCACGGTGGACAAACCGGGGGTTCTTGCCGAAATTTCTCAGGTGCTTGGCCGTCATAATATTTCAATTGCATCCGTCCAACAGAAGGAGTCCACCTCAGAGCCTGTGTCTGTGATCGTCGTCACACACGGAGCGACAGAAGGGGAATTTCAGAAATCTCTGCAGGAAATTGATACTATGTCGACCATCATCAAACAGAAAACTGTGGCCATCCGGCTTTTGGAAAAACTGTAA
- a CDS encoding STAS domain-containing protein — translation MADLQFPSLDLKTEFIEIKGERVLVVSFVGQITNTNAYEINRNISVIFRDSVYNIILELTKLDYINSIGVATLISIIKTVENNHGKILIGGLNHFLENVIRLMDLPRKVQIFNTKQEAITNWVS, via the coding sequence ATGGCGGATTTACAGTTTCCTTCCCTGGATCTCAAAACAGAATTCATCGAAATCAAAGGAGAGCGAGTTCTGGTTGTTTCCTTTGTGGGCCAGATCACTAATACCAACGCTTACGAAATCAATCGAAATATTTCCGTGATCTTTCGGGACTCTGTTTACAATATCATTTTAGAACTGACCAAGTTGGATTATATCAATAGCATTGGAGTGGCGACACTGATTAGTATCATCAAAACTGTGGAGAACAATCATGGCAAAATCCTCATTGGTGGACTCAATCATTTTCTAGAAAATGTGATTCGGCTGATGGATTTGCCGCGTAAGGTGCAAATTTTTAATACAAAACAGGAAGCAATTACGAACTGGGTATCGTAA
- the hflX gene encoding GTPase HflX, with the protein MDLARLVGEISVEIRRQVGLLIERTGYVTHLIVGNDNSIEIPHLDRYRVAHSRLRGLRLFHTHLKEHPLNQEDLMDLVLNRFDSITAACVGSDGIPKYFFSAFINPDPDAKEPWILTPKQYPGQLKYGYSEQVEALESEFTKRTSNLKESQKENRAFLVGVYDVRKMKRSPDHSMAELKELCRTAGIHVVDTYVQKRDPDPRTVVGKGKLQEIILTSVHKDIEHLIFDLELTPSQAKKISDASDLKIIDRTQLILDIFSKNAKSRDGKLQVELAQLKYLKNRLSELDDNMSRLTGGIGGRGPGETKLEIGNRRVEEKITRLENELKDLKRRRELNRKARSRNEIPIVGIVGYTNAGKSTLLNSLTNSTVIAEDKLFATLDPTTRRIRFPEEREIIISDTVGFIHDLPPDLSQAFKATLEELADADLLLHVVDSTNSNYAEQMEAVDTILNSLQLNEIPRMVVFNKADGLDEETRASFEKNEVLLVSAVTREGLSHLLDLIEEELWKKKEEKPLVTIPSS; encoded by the coding sequence ATGGACCTTGCAAGACTTGTAGGTGAGATTTCAGTAGAAATTCGCAGGCAAGTCGGCCTTCTCATTGAGCGGACAGGTTATGTCACTCATTTGATTGTCGGCAATGACAACTCCATCGAAATTCCCCATTTAGACCGGTATCGTGTGGCTCATTCCCGACTTCGGGGCCTAAGACTTTTCCATACACATCTCAAAGAACACCCGTTAAACCAAGAAGACCTTATGGACCTTGTGTTAAATCGTTTTGATTCTATCACTGCGGCTTGTGTTGGTTCTGATGGGATTCCCAAATACTTTTTTTCTGCCTTTATCAATCCAGATCCAGATGCAAAGGAACCTTGGATCCTTACTCCCAAACAATATCCTGGACAATTGAAGTATGGATATTCGGAACAAGTTGAGGCACTTGAATCCGAATTCACAAAAAGAACTTCCAACCTCAAAGAGTCACAAAAAGAAAACAGAGCCTTTCTTGTGGGTGTGTATGATGTTCGAAAAATGAAACGTTCGCCTGACCACTCTATGGCGGAACTCAAAGAACTTTGTCGCACGGCAGGAATTCATGTGGTGGATACCTATGTCCAAAAAAGAGATCCCGATCCCAGAACCGTTGTCGGAAAAGGGAAACTACAAGAAATCATTCTCACCTCGGTCCATAAAGATATAGAACATTTGATTTTTGATTTAGAACTCACACCTTCACAGGCCAAAAAAATCTCTGATGCAAGTGATTTAAAAATCATCGATCGTACCCAACTGATTTTGGATATCTTCTCCAAAAATGCAAAATCAAGAGATGGGAAACTCCAGGTAGAACTTGCCCAACTCAAATATTTAAAAAACCGACTTTCTGAATTGGATGACAATATGAGTCGCCTAACAGGTGGTATTGGTGGAAGAGGGCCTGGGGAAACTAAGTTAGAAATTGGAAACAGGCGTGTGGAAGAAAAAATCACTCGTTTGGAAAATGAACTAAAAGACCTCAAACGCCGTAGGGAACTGAATCGAAAGGCTCGTTCCAGAAACGAAATTCCTATCGTGGGGATTGTTGGTTATACGAATGCCGGGAAGTCAACACTCCTCAATTCCCTAACCAATTCGACTGTCATTGCTGAAGACAAATTATTTGCGACTCTGGATCCCACAACTCGTAGAATTCGTTTTCCAGAAGAAAGAGAAATCATCATTTCTGATACCGTGGGATTCATTCATGACCTTCCCCCGGATCTTTCCCAAGCCTTCAAGGCAACCCTTGAGGAACTAGCAGATGCTGATTTGTTATTGCATGTGGTCGATTCCACAAACTCTAATTATGCGGAACAAATGGAAGCTGTGGACACAATTCTCAATTCATTACAATTGAATGAAATTCCAAGAATGGTTGTTTTTAATAAAGCGGATGGATTGGATGAAGAGACTCGTGCCTCATTTGAAAAAAATGAAGTCCTACTCGTTTCTGCTGTCACCCGCGAGGGACTTTCTCACCTTTTGGATCTGATTGAAGAAGAACTTTGGAAGAAAAAGGAAGAAAAACCTCTGGTTACGATACCCAGTTCGTAA
- a CDS encoding HEAT repeat domain-containing protein, with product MFQKGQDIIWKSSLWVVLVLLIGCSSTKPYQLTDVSPKYKEYQGTDLDPNRFKEITIPVTNNRKYDAFIEEAQKATTLLEFAENIALRADSKKTVGEPANQEMQAAAYLEEDLPPVVTKLPELLQTNKDLISSTPNDFDGPAIGRVTNALGNILDSLKQYSPKAIGIQNAIRNIRADSNNYNQKKDIVDADIKPVVEDPIIIPEVETKKKPEKIIPKKEDNASKISIKRLNRKTKVTGKAKATEQINELVKKEEEEVLSEEEKKDREYTDQIRGGLVQVFQWEYYRKSQNLERILTSHPIPRVRSAAALALGRLKAGRVSLQNAIDKDGYQVRPAAYKALSDIGDKRSLSYFIAGTKAEDPEVIAVSYEGLGKTRDPAGREMILTTGLSSEYVVIVSGALRGLAYHKLDADVEVFDKFLKSNDQEIKEAALEALAIHGSRESLRILEKFVSEEPNMALMTIDEISKNPSLSATFALIRLNESQTDEKLNKRIGESLLRRKAFGKYAIILIEDDYLRAEPNERSRPVSYIKNKEIGLILSETKKEFAVRIGEDILTDKYIQVKMESTLPGARDAFVTGWVFYPKLDIIEVKKLGTDGNTGKYSNLKKGKHNNLFNPIEEIKVPKKD from the coding sequence ATGTTTCAAAAGGGTCAAGACATAATTTGGAAGAGCAGTTTATGGGTGGTCCTTGTTCTGTTGATAGGATGTTCCAGTACAAAGCCATACCAGTTAACAGACGTTTCACCAAAGTATAAAGAATACCAAGGAACCGATTTAGACCCAAATAGGTTTAAAGAAATTACGATTCCTGTTACAAACAATCGTAAGTACGATGCGTTTATTGAAGAGGCTCAAAAAGCTACAACTCTATTAGAATTTGCAGAGAACATTGCCCTACGTGCTGATAGCAAAAAAACTGTAGGAGAACCTGCAAACCAAGAGATGCAAGCGGCTGCTTATTTGGAAGAAGACCTACCTCCTGTGGTAACCAAACTTCCAGAACTTTTGCAAACCAACAAAGACCTAATTAGTAGCACACCAAATGATTTTGATGGTCCAGCCATTGGTCGGGTGACCAACGCGCTTGGTAATATTTTAGATTCACTAAAACAATATAGTCCCAAAGCCATCGGGATACAAAATGCCATTCGTAATATCCGTGCTGATTCCAATAACTACAACCAAAAGAAAGATATTGTCGACGCAGATATAAAACCTGTTGTTGAAGATCCGATCATCATACCAGAGGTTGAGACAAAGAAAAAACCGGAAAAAATAATACCCAAAAAAGAAGACAACGCTTCTAAAATTTCCATCAAACGTCTCAATCGCAAAACAAAAGTTACGGGAAAGGCAAAAGCAACCGAACAAATTAATGAATTGGTCAAAAAGGAAGAGGAAGAAGTTCTCTCCGAGGAAGAAAAAAAGGACCGGGAGTATACGGATCAAATTCGTGGTGGCCTTGTCCAAGTTTTCCAATGGGAATACTATCGTAAGAGTCAAAACTTAGAAAGGATTCTTACTTCTCATCCCATCCCCCGTGTACGTTCTGCTGCAGCACTCGCACTTGGTCGGTTGAAAGCCGGCCGGGTCAGTTTACAGAATGCCATCGACAAAGATGGTTATCAAGTAAGACCTGCCGCATACAAAGCTTTGTCTGATATTGGTGACAAAAGGTCTTTATCTTACTTTATAGCAGGCACAAAAGCAGAAGATCCTGAAGTCATTGCTGTGAGTTACGAAGGTCTTGGAAAAACAAGAGACCCTGCAGGACGCGAAATGATTCTCACAACTGGTCTAAGTTCCGAATATGTTGTGATTGTTTCGGGAGCATTACGCGGTCTCGCCTATCATAAATTAGATGCTGATGTGGAAGTGTTTGATAAATTTCTTAAGTCAAATGACCAGGAAATCAAAGAAGCCGCATTGGAAGCACTCGCCATTCATGGAAGTCGGGAAAGCCTACGCATTTTAGAAAAGTTTGTGAGCGAAGAACCAAATATGGCTCTTATGACCATTGATGAAATCAGCAAAAATCCTTCTCTCTCTGCTACCTTTGCCCTCATCCGATTGAATGAATCCCAAACCGACGAAAAATTAAACAAACGAATTGGGGAATCTTTACTTCGTCGTAAAGCTTTTGGAAAGTATGCCATCATTTTGATTGAAGATGATTACCTCCGCGCGGAACCAAACGAACGTTCTAGACCGGTATCTTATATTAAAAACAAAGAGATTGGTCTCATCCTTTCCGAAACCAAAAAGGAATTTGCAGTTCGTATTGGAGAAGATATTCTTACGGATAAATACATCCAAGTAAAAATGGAATCCACTCTTCCTGGGGCACGGGATGCCTTTGTCACAGGTTGGGTGTTTTATCCAAAACTGGATATCATCGAAGTGAAAAAGTTAGGAACTGATGGAAACACTGGCAAATATTCCAATTTGAAAAAAGGAAAACACAACAATCTCTTCAATCCGATCGAAGAAATCAAAGTTCCTAAAAAGGACTAA
- a CDS encoding response regulator encodes MKRVLIVDDNDRYANNLKSYFDSKNIPSDRAVDAKEGFVLFSKNPNYDMIVSDVTMETQTSGLWMMRQIYKSGYKGVLVIASTGFDVMGVMPFSSLFLPWFCGLHWMIPKVPLKQGTVEWVPTALSKGKVSPF; translated from the coding sequence ATGAAAAGAGTTTTAATCGTAGATGATAACGATCGTTATGCGAATAATTTAAAATCATATTTTGACTCTAAAAACATTCCTTCTGACCGTGCTGTGGATGCTAAGGAAGGATTTGTCCTTTTTTCCAAAAATCCAAATTACGATATGATTGTTTCTGATGTGACTATGGAAACCCAAACCTCAGGGCTTTGGATGATGCGCCAAATTTATAAATCTGGTTACAAGGGTGTTCTTGTCATTGCATCCACTGGATTTGACGTAATGGGCGTAATGCCATTTTCTTCTTTGTTTTTGCCTTGGTTTTGTGGACTACATTGGATGATTCCCAAAGTCCCACTCAAACAAGGAACGGTGGAATGGGTTCCCACCGCCCTCTCAAAAGGAAAAGTTAGTCCTTTTTAG
- a CDS encoding ABC transporter ATP-binding protein yields the protein MKYFLRLLSYSVHYRERFVLGLVFALLTAVLNGISLTALIPLFDSLGGDKNNRFHLDLTLPEKTILVQEVLLGEDSLDGLERLKRVIISAKLQINQYTADMEPKEVVWAVCIAVFPLYLLKLGTYLLSVFCIATAGYKAVRDIRQELFQKVQRLPLTYFYKEKTGLIMSRVINDAEIVAAVISSNLRDAVINFFYVVTHLMILIYLNSELLLLACLTIPVVILPVTLFTRKISSSTARFQEKLADLNSHIQEFISGIKVIRTFRQENQDLKKFDHINYRVYRRTFKGQFYLQMAPSLVELTSSIVVLGYFAMGAKFIYSGKFTQGEFMAFLLTLLFLLRPLTQLSQMVGKITQANSAGKRIFEIIDRDSEVVEHGDETILEKIEKGIQFDDIHFSYPGTNQEVLKGINLDIKLGETYAFVGTSGSGKSTMMDLIPRFFDPTAGKIKIDGIDIRNYSLKSLRKKIGIVTQEIFLFHGTIADNIAYGTGAATRKEVVRAARLANAHDFITNMENGYDTVIGVRGLDLSGGQRQRLVIARALLRNAEIMILDEATSALDAESERLVSRALERLFKNRTTFIIAHRLSTVRRVKNIVVIEEGEIKEQGDHDSLLAQNGIYKKLYESQFAETEIQI from the coding sequence ATGAAATATTTTTTACGACTTTTGTCCTATTCCGTGCATTACCGAGAACGATTTGTTTTGGGTTTGGTATTTGCCCTTTTGACAGCAGTTTTAAATGGTATCTCTCTTACAGCCCTTATTCCCCTCTTTGATTCGTTAGGTGGAGACAAAAACAATCGTTTCCATTTGGATTTAACACTGCCTGAAAAAACCATCCTGGTTCAGGAAGTTTTACTAGGTGAAGATAGTTTGGATGGACTCGAACGACTCAAACGTGTCATTATTTCTGCAAAATTGCAAATCAACCAATACACCGCAGATATGGAACCGAAAGAAGTGGTTTGGGCTGTTTGTATTGCGGTATTTCCACTTTATCTCTTAAAACTAGGAACTTATCTTTTATCTGTCTTTTGTATTGCCACTGCTGGATATAAGGCGGTTCGGGACATCCGCCAGGAACTATTCCAAAAAGTGCAGAGGTTACCTCTCACTTATTTTTATAAAGAAAAAACGGGACTCATTATGAGTCGAGTCATCAATGATGCAGAAATTGTGGCGGCCGTCATTTCAAGTAACCTTCGTGATGCGGTGATCAACTTTTTTTATGTTGTGACTCACTTAATGATTCTGATTTATTTGAATTCAGAATTATTACTCTTAGCTTGTCTTACTATTCCCGTGGTGATATTGCCAGTAACCTTATTTACGCGGAAAATTTCCTCTTCTACTGCAAGGTTCCAAGAAAAACTCGCAGACCTCAATAGCCATATCCAAGAATTCATTTCTGGGATTAAGGTCATTCGAACCTTTCGCCAAGAGAATCAAGATCTCAAAAAATTCGATCATATCAACTATAGAGTATACCGTCGTACTTTCAAAGGACAGTTCTACTTACAAATGGCTCCAAGCCTTGTGGAACTCACATCATCCATTGTAGTACTTGGATACTTTGCAATGGGTGCCAAATTCATTTATTCAGGTAAGTTCACCCAAGGGGAATTTATGGCCTTCCTCCTTACCTTGTTATTTTTACTTCGTCCTCTCACCCAACTTTCGCAAATGGTAGGAAAAATCACCCAGGCCAATTCGGCAGGGAAACGAATTTTTGAAATCATCGATCGTGATTCTGAAGTGGTGGAACATGGAGATGAAACCATTCTCGAAAAAATAGAGAAGGGAATTCAATTTGATGACATTCACTTTTCTTATCCAGGAACCAACCAAGAAGTTCTAAAAGGAATCAACTTAGATATTAAACTTGGTGAGACTTATGCCTTTGTTGGAACCAGTGGTTCCGGTAAATCCACAATGATGGATTTAATTCCTAGGTTCTTTGATCCTACTGCCGGTAAAATTAAAATCGATGGGATCGACATTCGTAACTATTCTCTCAAATCCCTTCGCAAAAAAATAGGAATTGTGACTCAGGAAATTTTCCTCTTTCATGGAACCATAGCAGATAACATTGCTTATGGGACTGGGGCCGCAACACGTAAGGAAGTGGTTCGCGCAGCACGTCTTGCCAATGCTCACGATTTCATCACCAATATGGAAAATGGTTATGACACCGTCATTGGCGTGCGTGGACTCGACTTAAGTGGAGGCCAAAGGCAACGTTTGGTCATTGCTCGGGCTTTGTTGCGAAATGCGGAAATTATGATTTTAGATGAAGCAACGAGTGCCTTGGATGCAGAATCCGAACGTTTGGTGAGTCGGGCTTTGGAACGCCTTTTTAAAAATAGAACCACCTTTATCATTGCCCATCGCCTTTCCACAGTGCGTCGTGTGAAAAATATTGTTGTGATCGAAGAGGGTGAGATCAAAGAACAAGGGGATCACGATTCCCTTCTCGCCCAAAACGGAATTTATAAAAAATTATACGAGAGTCAATTTGCGGAAACGGAGATCCAAATATGA
- a CDS encoding anthranilate synthase component II, whose amino-acid sequence MFLLIDNYDSFTYILYQYLNQITPTTVMRHDEDMPADLYEKYKAVVLSPGPGLPKTSGQLFSHLQSVYESLPVLGICLGHQAIAEVAGAKLEQTRDIFHGRPSEIQHDGKGLFKNIPNGFLANRYHSWAVSKVSLPSELEVTAETKDGVIMGIRHRKWNKVFGVQFHPESILTEHGETLLRNFYEEVIT is encoded by the coding sequence ATGTTCCTGCTCATCGACAACTACGATTCATTCACTTATATTCTGTACCAATACCTGAACCAAATCACACCGACAACAGTCATGCGTCATGATGAAGATATGCCTGCAGATTTGTATGAGAAATACAAGGCGGTGGTTTTATCCCCCGGGCCCGGTCTTCCCAAAACTTCGGGCCAACTTTTTTCCCATTTACAATCTGTTTATGAATCTTTGCCCGTTCTAGGAATTTGTCTCGGTCATCAGGCCATTGCAGAGGTAGCCGGAGCCAAACTGGAACAGACGAGAGACATATTCCATGGACGACCCTCTGAGATCCAACATGATGGGAAAGGTCTCTTTAAAAACATTCCCAATGGATTTTTAGCAAACAGATACCATTCCTGGGCAGTCTCGAAAGTTTCTTTACCAAGTGAATTGGAAGTGACAGCCGAAACCAAAGATGGAGTCATAATGGGAATTCGTCACAGAAAATGGAATAAGGTCTTTGGGGTTCAGTTCCATCCGGAATCCATCCTCACCGAACATGGGGAAACCTTACTCCGTAACTTCTATGAGGAAGTTATCACATGA
- a CDS encoding acyl-CoA dehydrogenase family protein produces MIDFSITDEQKALRDLARDFAKNEMIPKAEHHDHTGEYPKEILKKAFDVGLMNMHIPTEYGGAGLGVLDELIASEELFYGCSGMATAILANNLALAPVLLGADDYVMKKFIQPMSETFTLAAYAVTEPGAGSDVAGIRTTAKRVGDEYIVNGSKMWITNAGHADWFFVLAKTDPNAGHKGMTGFIVDAKTPGIIIGKKEKNMGQRCSDTRGVTFEDVKVPKENMIGKEGEGFKIAMGAFDKTRPAVAIGAVGVARAALDHSIRYANTRNAFGKPISVNQGVSFMIAEMARDIEAGRLLCWQSAWLIDNGFRNTYQASIAKVFCADMAMRVTTDAVQIFGGYGFNEEYPVEKLMRDAKIFQIYEGTSQIQRVIISKFLNDGVGIETPNA; encoded by the coding sequence ATGATCGACTTTTCTATCACCGATGAACAAAAAGCCCTCCGCGACTTAGCAAGAGATTTCGCCAAAAATGAAATGATTCCTAAGGCGGAACACCATGACCACACAGGTGAATATCCCAAAGAAATTTTAAAGAAAGCTTTTGACGTAGGCCTTATGAATATGCACATCCCTACAGAATATGGTGGGGCAGGCCTCGGTGTTTTGGACGAACTTATTGCTTCAGAAGAGTTATTTTACGGATGTTCGGGAATGGCGACTGCGATTCTAGCGAACAACCTTGCATTAGCGCCTGTTTTACTAGGTGCTGATGACTATGTTATGAAAAAATTCATCCAACCAATGTCTGAAACTTTTACCCTAGCCGCTTATGCTGTAACGGAACCAGGTGCAGGATCAGACGTGGCTGGAATTCGAACCACAGCAAAACGAGTGGGTGATGAATACATTGTCAATGGATCTAAAATGTGGATTACCAACGCAGGTCATGCGGACTGGTTTTTTGTTTTAGCAAAAACAGATCCAAATGCTGGCCATAAAGGTATGACTGGATTCATCGTAGATGCAAAAACTCCAGGAATCATCATCGGTAAAAAAGAAAAAAATATGGGGCAACGTTGTTCCGACACTCGTGGTGTTACTTTTGAAGACGTAAAAGTTCCGAAAGAAAACATGATTGGAAAAGAGGGTGAGGGATTCAAAATTGCAATGGGTGCTTTTGACAAAACTCGTCCTGCAGTGGCAATTGGTGCCGTAGGTGTGGCTCGTGCGGCCCTTGATCACTCCATTCGTTACGCAAACACTCGTAATGCGTTCGGAAAACCAATTTCCGTAAACCAAGGTGTTAGTTTTATGATCGCTGAAATGGCTCGCGATATTGAAGCAGGAAGACTTCTCTGTTGGCAATCAGCTTGGCTTATCGATAATGGATTTAGAAACACATACCAAGCATCGATTGCAAAAGTATTTTGTGCTGATATGGCAATGCGTGTCACAACAGATGCAGTTCAAATCTTTGGTGGTTACGGATTCAACGAAGAATACCCTGTGGAAAAACTAATGCGTGATGCAAAAATCTTCCAAATCTACGAAGGAACTTCCCAAATCCAACGTGTGATCATTTCGAAATTTCTCAATGACGGTGTTGGGATCGAAACTCCTAACGCGTAA
- a CDS encoding YebC/PmpR family DNA-binding transcriptional regulator — translation MSGHSKWATIRRKKGAIDAKRGAIFTRIAKEISVAAKDGGGDQEGNPRLRLAVTKAKAANMPKDNIERAIKKGTGGLEGMVYEECLYECYALGGVAIMVDVLTDKKSRTTPEIKSILTKLGGSLANAGAVSRLFERKGQITLKADQISEEALFDLALGAGAEDIQVNDGMYTVITAPAEYEAVQSALSTKGLNMEESEIKYIPMTTVEVNDKETAEKVMKLIENLEANDDVQGVSSNFELGDGVELD, via the coding sequence ATGTCAGGACACTCGAAATGGGCGACGATTCGAAGAAAAAAAGGGGCCATTGACGCGAAAAGAGGCGCCATCTTTACAAGGATTGCCAAAGAAATTTCCGTAGCTGCCAAAGATGGTGGTGGAGACCAAGAAGGAAACCCGAGACTTCGCCTTGCTGTCACAAAAGCGAAAGCTGCCAATATGCCAAAAGATAATATCGAACGGGCCATCAAAAAGGGAACGGGCGGACTTGAGGGTATGGTATATGAAGAGTGTCTGTACGAATGTTACGCACTTGGTGGTGTTGCGATAATGGTGGATGTCCTCACTGATAAAAAATCACGTACAACTCCCGAAATTAAAAGCATTCTAACCAAACTTGGTGGTTCCCTCGCCAACGCAGGAGCAGTCTCTCGTCTTTTTGAACGCAAAGGACAGATCACCCTAAAGGCAGATCAAATTTCTGAAGAAGCTTTGTTTGATTTAGCACTTGGTGCTGGGGCCGAAGACATCCAAGTGAATGATGGAATGTATACGGTGATCACAGCTCCCGCTGAATACGAAGCTGTCCAATCAGCCCTTTCCACAAAGGGACTGAATATGGAAGAGTCGGAAATTAAATACATCCCTATGACTACCGTGGAAGTGAACGACAAAGAAACGGCAGAAAAAGTAATGAAGCTAATCGAAAACTTGGAAGCAAATGATGATGTGCAAGGTGTGAGTTCCAACTTTGAGTTAGGTGACGGTGTAGAACTCGATTAA
- a CDS encoding GlsB/YeaQ/YmgE family stress response membrane protein yields MFSFIWFLLIGLAAGWLAGRILRGKGFGLIANLVIGVVGSFLGGIVFGLLGFRSYGLIAELIVAVIGAILLIFIAGLIKKR; encoded by the coding sequence ATGTTTAGTTTTATTTGGTTTTTACTGATTGGTCTTGCGGCAGGATGGCTTGCCGGTCGTATTTTGCGTGGGAAAGGGTTTGGACTCATTGCCAATTTGGTGATTGGTGTTGTAGGTTCTTTTTTGGGAGGGATTGTATTTGGACTTTTAGGTTTTCGTTCCTACGGTCTGATTGCAGAACTTATTGTGGCAGTGATTGGAGCAATCTTACTCATCTTCATTGCAGGATTGATTAAAAAAAGATAA